GTCTTTGACGAAAAATATGCAAAGAGAAAGGTTGACTGGGGCGGGGACCAGCTGGGGCAGGACGGAGATCCCAGAATGTTTGGCGTTAAGGCGACTTACCGTTTCTAAACAAGCGCTGCAGCCAAAATATTGCTTTTGTCAATTTGTGATAAGAAAATTTCAATGTTTTATAAAGCAGGGGGCTTTTGGCGCACATATTTCAAATAACTTTTATCTGCTGAAAATTTAATTTTTTATGTCTACTTCAGAAATATTTTGGAATATACTGAAAAACTTCAGGGATGACACCATCGTTATTCAGCTGCTGCTTATCATTGGTGCATTGATAGCATTTTTTTTAGCTTTTTACCGCCCTGGCAAGCAAACGGATGCATTTGTTAAATTGTTTCTTTTTTTTGCGTTTGCGTGGAATGGTATTGCCTGTTTCATCGTTTATTGCGGCAAAAGTCCAACTGCAAAATTTTTAGGGGGACCATTATATCTTGTAGTGGCTGTTCTTTTTCTGTTTGATTTGTTTTTTACAAAAAAAATAAAATTCAATTTTCCTCTCAACAATTGGCGTCGGCGGATCTCTGTTTTTTTGATTATCTTGTCTTTTTTATTTCCTGTTTTTGGAATTTTAACCGGGCACGGGTTTATCGCGCTATCGATGTTCCCCTGTCCTCTTGCCGGATATACGCTTGCACTTTTATGTGCGGCTTATCCGCAAGACGACAAAGCAATTGGTATCCTCGTTATGATCTGGGCGTTTGTCAATATCTCTAAGTGTTTTGGGTATGTTAACTGTTATGAAGAGATTGTTGTTGTGGCAGCTGCTTTTTACTATCTTTTTCTTCTTAAAACAGATGCTTCTCCTGCTTAATGGTTTTAAGTATGGCATCTCGATATCATATAAAATTTCAAGATGTTGTATATTGTTTACGACAAAGCAGCAAAGGAGAACCTTATGGATGCCGACACAAAGCCTGGAAGAAAAAGCCCTTCGTTTTTTAGATGTATTGATGCCGGAACCGAATATTGTCCCTGTGCCCTGGCCGAACTGGGAGAGTGTGTTATGTGCCCGTTACTTTGCGGGTATGAAAATTGTGACTGCGACTGGAACGGTACATGTGTATTTCAGGAATATCAATGGTGTCGTAAAGCCGGTAAGGGGCCCGGCCGAAAATCAATCATTGCGGACGTTCTTGAAAAAGAAACAATTCACAATCACCTGCTTCTACTGCGCCTTGATGTGGGTCAGGCGCTATCTGAAGAATTGTGTCATCCCGGCAGTTTTGTATTTCTTAAAAAAAAGGAAGATACTTCGTTTTTTGAAATTCCTCTTGCTGTCATGAGTGCTAATGCCGGCAAAGGGGAAATTCAGGTACTGATTTCTGTTATCGGTCCTAAAACAAAAAGACTTGAAAATTGCGGGAGAAACCTATCCGTACGGGGCCCTTATTGGAACGGCATTTTCGGCTCCCGGAATATTGAAAACACACACAACGAAAATTGTCTTGTCGTTCTTGATGGCATTGCCCAGGCATCCGGCCCGCTTGCTGTAAAAAGAATGCTTCGTAACGGCAATAGCGTTGCAGTTTTTTTGGGGGAAAAGGAACCGGTCGTTATTCGTAATCTGCTGCCGCAAACAGTACAAGTTTTTGAAATGGATTTAAAAAGGCCTGGCGGCAAAGCCCTTCTGTCATCAATAATGCATCAGCTAAAGCCTGCTTGCATTTTCAGCGGTGGTGATCATCGGCAACACATGTTGATACGATCGTTGCTTGCTGAGCTGGAGATATTGCCGGTGCTTGCGATTTCCAATAATCAGCAGATATGTTGTGGAGAAGGCATATGTGGCAGTTGTACCGTTGAAATGAAAGGCAAACAAGTTCGAACCTGCAAAGCCTGCCTGAATCCAGAGTTTGTCCTGAATAAGCATGCATCATAAATCCGGAATAAGAATAATGATCCATTGAATGCGGAAGGGGGGAAAGACATGGCTCGGGTGATTGTTATCGGAGGTGGATGGGCCGGCTGCGCTGCTGCACTTACAGCCCGGAAAGCCGGCGCTTCAGTGGTGCTTTTGGAGAGAACAGACATGCTTCTCGGCTGCGGGCTTGCAGGCGGCATAATGCGTAATAATGGGCGCTTTACAGCTGCTGAAGAACTTATCGCCATGGGGGGAGGCGAACTGATAAGCATTACAGATGAAGCTGCCCAACATAAAAATGTCAGTTTCCCCGGGCATGAACACGCTACGTTATATTCGAGCATGCATGTTGAGCCAAAAGTCCGCGGTTTGCTCACAGAAAAAGGCGTTCAGCTGAATTTCTGCCATCGTGTTGTTGATGTCGTTACGTGCGGCCGAAGGGTTGAAAGCGTTGTAACTGCAGATGATGTTTTTTTTGATGCCGATGTGTTTGTAGAAACAACCGGGTCTGCCGGCCCCATGGGCAACTGCTCACGCTATGGGAACGGCTGCGGGATGTGCGTTCTGCGGTGCCCGGCTTTTGGGCCTCGCGTCAGTATTGCGCATAAGGCCGGCATAAAGGACGATGTCGGGCTGAGAAATAATGGCAGCAAGGGGTCTTTCAGCGGTTCATGTGAGTTGAATAAAGATTCGCTTCATCCAGCATTGCTAAGCGAATTGGAAAGCTTGGGCAGCGTTATTTTGCCTGTCCCCGGCGAATTGGTTCGTCCGGAAATGGCAGGGATCAAAGCGTGTCGGCAATATTCTCTTCCCGCCTATATTGAAAATTTGATCCTGCTGGATACGGGGGGGTATGCCAAAATGATGTCACCTTTTTATCCCCTGGAAATGCTCAGACGTTTTCCCGGTCTAGAGAACGCTACCTATGCCCATTCTTGCGGACATGCCAACTCGGTAAGATTTCTTTCCAGAGCACCCAGAGATAATTCGCTTAAGGTTTGCGGCTCTGCCAACCTGTTTTGTGCAGGTGAAAAATCCGGCTTTTTCGTGGGGCATACCGAAGCCATGGTTACAGGAAGTCTGGCCGGACTCAACGCTGTCAAATGTGCAAATGGACACCCCTTAATCGAAATCCCCCGTGATTTGGTTGCTGGTGATCTTATCGCCTTTGAGGAAGAAGCCCTGAGAATGCCTGGTGGCCTGAAGCAACGCTACACATTTTCCGGTGGGATTTATTTTGAGCGAATGTGTGATCATGGCCTCTATACAACAGCAACTGAGCTTATTGCCAGGCGTGTTCGTACAGTCGGGATGGAAGGGCTCTATTTAAAATCAAACAAAGCAGGAACCAGAACTGTCAAACTTGAATAAGCTTTGCTTTTAGAAAACAGGGAGATGATATGGATATCGCACGGACTGAACCCAGAATACGAAGATGCTTCTTCGGCTGCAACACTTCCGCAGGGTTTCATACTTATTATGATTTTCTTCATGAATTGGATAATGGTCGGATTTTTATTGTAAAAGGTGGTCCCGGGACCGGAAAGTCGCACTTCCTAAAAGAGATCGGCAATTCAATGATTGAGCGTGGATTCAATATCGAATATCAGCATTGTTCGCTTGATCCGGAGTCCGTTGATGCCGTGGTCGTTCCGGAAATCAGGGTCGTCGTTGTTGCAGCAACCGGTCATCATGCTTTTGATCCGCAGGTTCCGGGTGCGCTGGATGAAATTCTGGATTTGGGGATGTTCTGGGACGAAGATGGCATCCGTCCGCATTATAAACAAATCAGAGACATCCAATCAACAGTTGCCCGGCACTTTCATCAGGCCTGTCGTTATTTACATGCCGCCCGGACAATTCTGGACAACGTGGCCTCGCTTTGCGCAGAAGCGGCAGTGGAGATAAAAATAAATAAACTTATGGCAAAAATTACAGAGACCCTGTTTGTCCATTGCAATGATGCCGGGTTTCATGCTTCAGAAAGAAACCTGTTTGTCAGCTCTATTACGCCTTTTGGCACGCTTTCTCATTTGGAAACGTTTTTAAGTCCTGAAACCACCATTATTGGCCTTGTCGGCGAGCATGGCGCCGGGCGGTCGAAAATTATCAATCATGCTGCAGAGATCGCTAGAGTAAAAGGCATTAAAGTGGAAATTTGCCACAATCCCCTGGACCGCAATTATATGGAACATCTTTTTTTGCCGGAACCAAATGTTTTGCTAACCGCAAAACCAAAAGAGTTTCCGGAACAAAACCCATATATTTATGATTTGAATGAATGTCTTGCGCCATGGGTAAAAGAAAAGACCCGGGAATTGGCAGAAGAAAAGGCAAACTCCGGGTATCTTCTTGAGAAAGCAGTGGAAACCCTGCATGTGGCCAAATTGACGCATGAAAAAATTGAGCAGTTCTATACTCCCAATATGGATTTTTCCCGAATGGACAATTACAGAAAAAGTATTGAGAACAGAATCCTTAACCATGCCGAGCAGTTTAACCCGGGTTGGGGGCACTAAAGATTGTTTCGCTTTTTCTGGCAATGTCGAGCCAGACCGGTCCCATAGACAATTCCAGGCTTTGGCTGTCGATTTTTGCAAAACCGGATTCCCGCATTTTTTCTGCGATAAAACCCTGGCTGAATGAAACGTCCTGTCCTTCCAAGGCCAGGGAAATTCGGGCTAAAACATGATAAGGAGGGAAAGTGCGTTCGTTGCAAAGCCCTTCGTGCAGGCTCAGAAATACACCGCCGGGATTCAGGGAGTTATAGATGCGGCTGAAAAAATGAGAAAAATTTTGCACATAATAAAGGGCATGGCTTGTCCAGATCAAATCATAGCTTTCGCCCAAATCAACCTGGTTGTAATCACCGGATATATAGGTCATTCGTCCCTGCAAGCCTTTTGCTTGCGCCTGTTCCCGGGCCACGCTGATCATTGAGGGCATATCGCATAGCACGCCTTCCAGGCGCGGGTGCCGTTGCAAAATAGCCATCCCGGCCAGTCCCGGTCCGCCTCCCAAATCCAGCATCTTTTTGACATGCGGAAATTCGGGTAGCGATTCCGCGATATCCGCAGCCAACCGTGCAAGGCCGGATTTTTGGTAATTAATCAAATGGCCGGCAAAGTTTTTCCATTGTTCCTCTGACTCCAGGCGCTTTTCGCCCTTTAGTTCAGATGGACCACTCCGGATTAGTTCAACCATATTATCCAGGTTGCGATGCTGTATATTTCTAAGGTTGTGCAGCATCTCTCCCAGCCATGTTTCCCGGTCACGGCGCAGGTACCTGTCGGCCAAAGGCGTGTTGTAATAAAAGCCGTCCTCTTTTTCAGTCAGACCCAAACCTGTTAATGCGTCTAAAAACAAACATAAATTTTGACGATGCACTTTGAGGCGGGAGGCCAATTTATCAGGATCTCCGGTTTTAGTCAAAAGGTCAGGCAATTCCAGTTCCATGGCCGCATCCATCAGGGCGAGCCGAATCGGACCCAAAAGCCAGTCAGCCAAGGGCGCAAAATCAGGTTGTAATTGATCGTCTTTGGGATTCATTTTTTCAAACCTCCGCTTTTAATTGGCATTGAAAGTTTCATGGTCTTGCTAAATGATATTTTTTATGCATTTGTTTCTTTTCAAAGGCCGGTCCTGAAGGGGAAATCGACTGAGCGCGGGATTTGTCCTGAGGCTTCACTGTTTCACCAGCCGGGCCGAGTTGGCCACCACAAATACCGAAGACCCATGATGAACCAGGGCGGCCAGCCAGGGGCTGAGAATACCGGCCGTGGCCAGGCTGATGCCCGCCAGGTTAAAAACCACGGCCCAGGCATAGTTGGTATTGATGACGTGCCGCAACTGCCGTCCGGCATTGATAATTCCGGGCAAAACAGCCGCGTCATCGTTTAAAACCACGATATCCGCCGCTCTGACTGACAGTTCGGCCTGATGGGCCCCGACAGCAACGCCCACGTTTGCCGCCGCCATTGCTGCGGCGTCGTTGACGCCATCACCGATCATGATCACGCCACCCTCCTTGGCCAGCTGACTTGCCAGTGCAGTTTTTTCCTCTGCTGTCATCATCCATTGGTAATGGTCTGCACCAATGATCCGGGCCACCCGCCTGGCTTCCCCTTCTTCCCGGTCGCCCGTGGCCAGGAAGACGTCGGCAATGCCTTTTTCCTTAAACCGCAATCCCAGGCTGTCCGCAGAAGCCCTCAGCTCATCGGAGATCCCGATCACACCGACAACCCGATGATCAGCAGCTACCCATACAGCACGGCCGCTGACGCAAACTGTTTCCGGAAGGGATATGCCCATCCCGGCCATTGTCTCCTCAGACCCCAAAATCACTTCGGTATGATTCACCCGGGCTTTGACGCCTGTTCCGGGCAAATAATCATATTGAGCGGCGCAAAGCGGTGCAATATTTTTGTCCCGTGCGCAATTGATAACCGCCTGTGCGATGGGGTGCAGAAAGCCGTTTTCCACAGCAGCCGCCAGGCGCAATACTTGATCAGCATCCATATCCACACCGACAACCTGCTCTACTTTCGGGTGGGTCAGGGTCAGTGTGCCGGTCTTGTCCAAAACCACATGCCTGGCCTTTCCCGCTTCTTCCAGGGGGATGCCGCCCCGCACCAGCACCCCTTTATATCCAAGGCCGCCGATAATGGATGCAAAGGCCGTTGGTACAGCCAGGGCCCATGCACAGGGGCAGGCGACGGCGGTAATCGCTGCCGTGCGCATCATCGCCTGTTGCCAATCCCCGCCTGACATGCCGGAAAGAAACAGATATCCAAGTGCATAAAAAACCACCCCGGGAATAAACAATTGCGCAATAAGATCTGAGCGCTGCTGCATGCGGGGTTTATGTTTCAGGGATTCGGCGATGTCTGCCGCCAGCATATACATAAAAGACAGGTTCCCGGGTTTTGATGCCCGGATTTTGATTTGTCCGCTGACACTGACAGCACCGGACAACACCCGGTCCCCGGCCCCTTTAAAAACCATATAAGGCTCCCCGGTAATCATGGCCTCGTCCAGGGACGCCTTTCCTTCAATGATTTCACCGTCCACGGGCACCATTTCGCCCTGGGGAACCAGCACCACCTCATTTTTCGCAACATGGTCAATGGGCACTTCGTGCATTGATCCTGCAGCATCGACAACTCTTGCTGTTTTTTCCCGCTCTGATGTCAGGGCCTGGATTTTTTTTTGACTGGTTTCAATCATATAGAAAGACGCAGCAAGCCCCATGCTGATGAACCATGCCACAAGCATACCGCTCAGATACTGTTCAGCCAAAAATGAAACCGCCAGGACCGTTACCACCAGAAAATCCGCAGAGACCCGCCGGGTTTTGAAAAGCGCAGACAAAAAGGCCTTCAGGTACATCAGAGAGCAAACGGCGTAAAACACAAGCCCCGGCCATAGAAGCACCGGCATTCCGGTCCGGTTGTAGGCGCTGATAAAGGCGACAGCGATCAGCGCAATGATTGCTCTCAAGAGAAAAATTTTGGCGCTCATTTGTTATTCCAAATTCCTTGTCAAGTTTAGTGCCGAATTTTTGGGGCTTGGTTTATACCGCTCCTGGCCCTTGTTTTACCGCGTTCTGCAACAAAAAAGCGCAACCAGACCCATGTGGCCTTGTATCGTCAGTTGCGCTTTCACTTTCCTGGTGCTATTGAAAGTCGAAGTTCGTAAAGGTAACCTTTATTTATTAGAATAATCTATTGAAGCAAGTATTTTCGAATTAATATGGCAAAAAAATTTTGTCAACCCTTTTCAGGTTTCGGGCAGTCGCCCCTTGGAAGGGCGGCTGCTTGGGAGCCCTGGCGTGTGCGCCCGATGAATGATGAATTCGCGCCTGCATCCTGCGAGCTTTTTATTTGGTTTCTAAAATTGGGCCCTGGCTTGTCCCCTGATGATTTTGGCCGGCATATTCCCTGCTCAAAGAGCCGGTAAAATCCAGTATATACTTAAATCCCTTTCCGGCCAGCACCTGCGGCAAGAGATCGGGGGCGTTTTCCGGGGCAGCAATGCCCTGGATCAATG
The nucleotide sequence above comes from Desulfosalsimonas propionicica. Encoded proteins:
- a CDS encoding sulfide/dihydroorotate dehydrogenase-like FAD/NAD-binding protein, whose protein sequence is MDADTKPGRKSPSFFRCIDAGTEYCPCALAELGECVMCPLLCGYENCDCDWNGTCVFQEYQWCRKAGKGPGRKSIIADVLEKETIHNHLLLLRLDVGQALSEELCHPGSFVFLKKKEDTSFFEIPLAVMSANAGKGEIQVLISVIGPKTKRLENCGRNLSVRGPYWNGIFGSRNIENTHNENCLVVLDGIAQASGPLAVKRMLRNGNSVAVFLGEKEPVVIRNLLPQTVQVFEMDLKRPGGKALLSSIMHQLKPACIFSGGDHRQHMLIRSLLAELEILPVLAISNNQQICCGEGICGSCTVEMKGKQVRTCKACLNPEFVLNKHAS
- a CDS encoding heavy metal translocating P-type ATPase, encoding MSAKIFLLRAIIALIAVAFISAYNRTGMPVLLWPGLVFYAVCSLMYLKAFLSALFKTRRVSADFLVVTVLAVSFLAEQYLSGMLVAWFISMGLAASFYMIETSQKKIQALTSEREKTARVVDAAGSMHEVPIDHVAKNEVVLVPQGEMVPVDGEIIEGKASLDEAMITGEPYMVFKGAGDRVLSGAVSVSGQIKIRASKPGNLSFMYMLAADIAESLKHKPRMQQRSDLIAQLFIPGVVFYALGYLFLSGMSGGDWQQAMMRTAAITAVACPCAWALAVPTAFASIIGGLGYKGVLVRGGIPLEEAGKARHVVLDKTGTLTLTHPKVEQVVGVDMDADQVLRLAAAVENGFLHPIAQAVINCARDKNIAPLCAAQYDYLPGTGVKARVNHTEVILGSEETMAGMGISLPETVCVSGRAVWVAADHRVVGVIGISDELRASADSLGLRFKEKGIADVFLATGDREEGEARRVARIIGADHYQWMMTAEEKTALASQLAKEGGVIMIGDGVNDAAAMAAANVGVAVGAHQAELSVRAADIVVLNDDAAVLPGIINAGRQLRHVINTNYAWAVVFNLAGISLATAGILSPWLAALVHHGSSVFVVANSARLVKQ
- a CDS encoding FAD-dependent oxidoreductase, giving the protein MARVIVIGGGWAGCAAALTARKAGASVVLLERTDMLLGCGLAGGIMRNNGRFTAAEELIAMGGGELISITDEAAQHKNVSFPGHEHATLYSSMHVEPKVRGLLTEKGVQLNFCHRVVDVVTCGRRVESVVTADDVFFDADVFVETTGSAGPMGNCSRYGNGCGMCVLRCPAFGPRVSIAHKAGIKDDVGLRNNGSKGSFSGSCELNKDSLHPALLSELESLGSVILPVPGELVRPEMAGIKACRQYSLPAYIENLILLDTGGYAKMMSPFYPLEMLRRFPGLENATYAHSCGHANSVRFLSRAPRDNSLKVCGSANLFCAGEKSGFFVGHTEAMVTGSLAGLNAVKCANGHPLIEIPRDLVAGDLIAFEEEALRMPGGLKQRYTFSGGIYFERMCDHGLYTTATELIARRVRTVGMEGLYLKSNKAGTRTVKLE
- a CDS encoding class I SAM-dependent methyltransferase gives rise to the protein MNPKDDQLQPDFAPLADWLLGPIRLALMDAAMELELPDLLTKTGDPDKLASRLKVHRQNLCLFLDALTGLGLTEKEDGFYYNTPLADRYLRRDRETWLGEMLHNLRNIQHRNLDNMVELIRSGPSELKGEKRLESEEQWKNFAGHLINYQKSGLARLAADIAESLPEFPHVKKMLDLGGGPGLAGMAILQRHPRLEGVLCDMPSMISVAREQAQAKGLQGRMTYISGDYNQVDLGESYDLIWTSHALYYVQNFSHFFSRIYNSLNPGGVFLSLHEGLCNERTFPPYHVLARISLALEGQDVSFSQGFIAEKMRESGFAKIDSQSLELSMGPVWLDIARKSETIFSAPNPG
- a CDS encoding DUF6064 family protein; translation: MSTSEIFWNILKNFRDDTIVIQLLLIIGALIAFFLAFYRPGKQTDAFVKLFLFFAFAWNGIACFIVYCGKSPTAKFLGGPLYLVVAVLFLFDLFFTKKIKFNFPLNNWRRRISVFLIILSFLFPVFGILTGHGFIALSMFPCPLAGYTLALLCAAYPQDDKAIGILVMIWAFVNISKCFGYVNCYEEIVVVAAAFYYLFLLKTDASPA